GCATTTGCCTCGAGATCACACTCTTCTGCAAGTCGGCAAAGGTTCTATCGAGCGGACTAAGGAAGGACACTTCCGTAAATTTCTTCTGAAAGCCCGACCACTGCGATCCATTCACCACGGTCGCATGCGGTCGAACACGTTTTATAGCAGGCGGTACAAACCCTGGAAAAGCGGGAAGCACGGGTCTCATGCCTAGTTCAACGATTCGGCTGACAATTTTCTTCTGTAGCTCGAACTGCGCTTCGATCCATGCTATGCTGACGCCGTGGCCGCCCCAGGAGCCTTGGATGTTCCCGAGTCGGTTCCATGCTTGGAAGGCTGGGCCGCTGAAGAACGGTAGTATCTCTTCGTCAGTCATTCCGATCTCTCGAAGCGAGTCAAGGAGAACCTTTTCGTAGCCGACCCATGCGAGGATTACATTTACGCCTCTGAGGGCGGCCCAGTCGAGTTCTAGTTCCCAGTCTTCCCAGGTCCAGAAGGCAGTTGTGTAGGAGAATGTCACTGTATGATGCATATATGAGTATAGGTTCGTCTTATCAAAGGCAGAATCAAATCGGAGAGGGCCATGGTAAAAGAGCTCGTTACCTGGATTGAGATGGTACCGCCATGTCACAATACTTTCGCCTTTCAGCGGCACATGGAGTTTGGGGAGAGATGACGGCAGAGTATGTAGACGACTACCAACAAACCAGTATATATCCGCATGGACGATCTGACTTAGGTATCGATGTAGACTGGATGGTTTGTTAGCGGAGCGCTTTAAGGTGGGATCGTGGATTGCGGTTGAAGATACCCTGCGGCAAGAGCGCTTTGAGAATTCCCTTCGACATGAATTGAGCCATTCGCCTGGGTTGACACGGTGTACACATCACGATGGTCGTTTTCGGTGGTGGAGTTACGTGATGAGCTGttcaaagagaacaaaaagtTGTCGCTATGATCTGGTAGTCTCCTGCGGACTAGACTGATGATTCCCTCTGTCGGATGACGTCCACCCACGGTGGCAGTGGTTATCAGCACAATCAACAATAATGTTGGGTGCAACATCTCTCTTCAGCTTGATTATGTCCTTTTGTCCAGTTAGCCAATTCCACATGAAGATGGTTCACTTGAATGATACGCAAAGAAAATGTCGCAAAGTTGTGGTTCTTGCAAGTACTGGGAGTTTGGGATTTCGAGTTTTGCAAGCCGTTACGGCACTCAACCGCTGTAAGCTAGATAATGACAGTCCTTCTACCAATCAGCGCCTCCAAAAAAATAATTGTTCCTATAACGAATGCTTCAAGGGTATCGGCAGAGGACTTCCGCCAAAGACATATTATAAGGTCAAGTGCATATATTAGGGTTCATGGATTGACGTAAGAGATGCCAAGAATCCAAATAAACAGAATGAATGACGTCTTGTATCCAAGAAGAGGTTGAATAGTCGATCAAACATCaataagtaaataatatCATGAGTGATCGCAACGCCAGCATACCCAGAACCCTATCCAATATACTCAACCAATTCCTTCCACATCTCATCCTCCGCCAAAGCCTCAATTTCACTCTCATGCAAACAAAACAGGCCCTCCATGCCCTCTCCATGCAACATCGGAGCAATATACGACGAACAAGGCAAAGGCTGGAATGTCGGTCTCCTCATCAGTCCAGGCTTTCCTAGCGGCCCGAAATCAGGAGCCTTAACATGAGCAATTGACGAACAGGAAAAGTCCGTCTGCGCATTGAATGACCCGCCATACGCAATATCGGACTTATCCGGCTCGTTTGCGATGAACGTAACATAGCTACGGAGGGCATACTCATTGCTGATTTCCTGCACGTCCTTGCGGAGGAGCGAAGCAAGCCGCGAAAGGGAGCTTTCGACGATGGCTTCAAAAGTAAGGCGCGTATTGCAGACGCGGACCATATGGCCTAAGTAGGCCGGGGTGAGTCTCATAATACGCCGGAAATCTACAGCTCGGCTGAGCTTTGAGAATGCGCCGGGAGTTTCTAGCTTTCTCAGACGGATAGCCGTGATCCGTTGCCAGCAAAATGCAGTGATGGCATCGTTTACAGAAAGGGATTCTGTAGAGGGATCGAAATCTTCTGGCTTACTGTTTGCCAGATCTCGGATTTTGTTCACCGAGTCCACCGGGAAGCGGTAGTATCGCCATTTGTAAGGGGCCAGAATGTCTGACGGGGGAGGCGCCTTCATAATGACAGGAGGTTTGAGCTCGCTATGGTCGAGGAGAGGCTCATCTGGGCCGAGCAATCGAATTAAATCACGACGGTCGCGGTTTCCTTCGTGGAGTTGAAAAAGAGGGAATTGGTCTCCACGTAAAGCGGTGGCCAATAAGTTTATGATTTGGAAAATCCCCGTCCCGTCAATAATATTATGCTGCGCGGCCAAGTCCAGCAACAATCCGCCGCGAACGATGTTTGCCTGGAAGTCCAGGACAGGAGCCGGGTCATCCTCTGTGTCCTGGTAGGTTTCCGGAAACGCCACTCGTGAACTCAACAAATGCCCTGGCAACATGGATGATGGCCCCTGGGCGGAGCAAAGTTCGTCATAACCAGGACAATCACTTGTGCGATCTTGAATACGTACGAAGACATGGGTTTCAGATTCCCATTCTTTGTAGGTTGTGACCTTGAACGTCCCGGAACTTCCAGCACCACTGCCCTCATTGATAACTCTTCCAGAGAGATACGGAAACGTCTTCATCACGAGGCGGACTGCGCGCTCGAGTTCCTGGAGGGCGACTTCGCGCTTATCATCCTGGACAGGGAAACATATTAACATATGACTGTAACTTTTGAGAACCGGCAGTTGGCCGATGACATCCTGAACATGTTCGAAGATAGCCATTCTGGTGATTTTGGCTTTCACTGTAACCGACAGAAGACGCGGAGGTTGGGTTGGTTTATCAGGACCTGGTTAAAGATGAACTGAAGAGAAGACCAACAgactaaaagaaaaggaccaCGACGCCCGGAACAATGCAGCACCGACATAACTGGAAAGGTGTCCGTTTTCTAAGGTTAGACAGGATCGTAAAATTTGATTAGAGCGACCGTTGTCTGTTCTACAAAGActcttcaacatccgagAAAGCCCGAGCCGCCGGAAACTCCGATTACAGCGATGAATAACCACTGCAGCTTAGCTCAAGCTCAAGACGAGGATGGAAATTCGCTGGCATAAAAATCTCATAGAATGCAGGGTGTCCTCATATATATGAGTTCGCATACGCCTTGACTAGACCGTCCAGTCCGCACCCTAAGTTCGTCGCAAATTCGCAAACCCGTGGGTAAAATCAGCGGTATTTCCCGCGCTATACTCGTCTTCAGGAAATTTGCATTCAGCATCCAGCCTGCAGCTACAGTAGAGGGAATAAAGAGCCCGCTTTAATGCGCACTGGCGCCATGCGTTGACTGTCGATCGTCGCTCGTGGCTTGTTTGATCGCCACCCGAACATAGAACTTGGCATTCGGACCATATAGTTACTCACAACTCCAGGAACCCCCGAAGTGGGTCATCCTTGTCTTTCGCATGAACGTTTGAACAGCCCTTTGTCCTGTTTCGCCACGATAGACGTGCTTGTGAAAGAGGCCTATGGAGTCTAGATCCTCAAGAGATTGCCAAGTCGTACGCATATCCGTCCTAGTCTGAAATGTTCTTTCCTACTCCGTGTCATCTTATCCAGTCAATACCAATGAATGACACACGTTCA
This window of the Aspergillus flavus chromosome 8, complete sequence genome carries:
- a CDS encoding transferase family protein; the protein is MAIFEHVQDVIGQLPVLKSYSHMLICFPVQDDKREVALQELERAVRLVMKTFPYLSGRVINEGSGAGSSGTFKVTTYKEWESETHVFVRIQDRTSDCPGYDELCSAQGPSSMLPGHLLSSRVAFPETYQDTEDDPAPVLDFQANIVRGGLLLDLAAQHNIIDGTGIFQIINLLATALRGDQFPLFQLHEGNRDRRDLIRLLGPDEPLLDHSELKPPVIMKAPPPSDILAPYKWRYYRFPVDSVNKIRDLANSKPEDFDPSTESLSVNDAITAFCWQRITAIRLRKLETPGAFSKLSRAVDFRRIMRLTPAYLGHMVRVCNTRLTFEAIVESSLSRLASLLRKDVQEISNEYALRSYVTFIANEPDKSDIAYGGSFNAQTDFSCSSIAHVKAPDFGPLGKPGLMRRPTFQPLPCSSYIAPMLHGEGMEGLFCLHESEIEALAEDEMWKELVEYIG